A section of the Pan paniscus chromosome 11, NHGRI_mPanPan1-v2.0_pri, whole genome shotgun sequence genome encodes:
- the LCN8 gene encoding epididymal-specific lipocalin-8 isoform X6: protein MEELDRQKIGGFWREVGVASDQNLVLTAQKRVEGLFLTLSGSNLTVKVAYNSSGSCEIEKIVGSEIDSTGKFAFPGHREIHVLDTDYEGYAILRVSLMWRGRNFRVLKYFTRSLEDEDWLGFWKFRELTADTGLYLAARPGRCAELLKEIEKALREPGALCKTRRRGQKTLPCGPHRSPVGPPETTRA from the exons ATGGAGGAGCTGGACCGGCAGAAG ATTGGAGGATTCTGGAGGGAAGTCGGTGTGGCCTCCGATCAAAACCTGGTGCTGACGGCCCAGAAGCGGGTGGAGGGCTTGTTCCTCACCTTGAGCGGGAGTAACCTGACCGTGAAGGTTGCATATAACAG CTCAGGAAGCTGTGAGATAGAGAAGATCGTGGGCTCAGAAATAGACAGTACGGGAAAATTCGCTTTTCCTG GCCACAGAGAGATCCACGTGCTGGACACCGACTACGAGGGCTACGCCATCCTGCGGGTGTCCCTGATGTGGCGGGGCAGGAACTTTCGCGTCCTCAAGTACTTTA CTCGGAGCCTTGAGGACGAGGACTGGCTGGGGTTCTGGAAGTTTCGGGAGCTGACAGCAGACACTGGTCTCTACCTGGCGGCCCGGCCTG GGCGGTGTGCCGAGCTCCTGAAGGAG ATTGAGAAGGCGCTCAGGGAGCCGGGTGCTCTGTGCAAAACCAGGCGGCGAGGACAGAAGACCCTGCCGTGTGGCCCTCATCGCAGCCCCGTGGGGCCTCCGGAGACCACGCGGGCCTGA
- the LCN8 gene encoding epididymal-specific lipocalin-8 isoform X3, whose protein sequence is MGTLLPFSSGSCEIEKIVGSEIDSTGKFAFPGHREIHVLDTDYEGYAILRVSLMWRGRNFRVLKYFSKLGPGGLCPAAALPGTARPAPLCPTARSLEDEDWLGFWKFRELTADTGLYLAARPGRCAELLKEAGPVTPFCRLRRRSGSRVLCAKPGGEDRRPCRVALIAAPWGLRRPRGPEPLHFCVSGADLMEFRGASGDHAGLSPCTSVSQELI, encoded by the exons ATGGGCACTTTGCTGCCTTTCAGCTCAGGAAGCTGTGAGATAGAGAAGATCGTGGGCTCAGAAATAGACAGTACGGGAAAATTCGCTTTTCCTG GCCACAGAGAGATCCACGTGCTGGACACCGACTACGAGGGCTACGCCATCCTGCGGGTGTCCCTGATGTGGCGGGGCAGGAACTTTCGCGTCCTCAAGTACTTTAGTAAGCTTGGCCCTGGGGGGCTCTGCCCAGCTGCTGCTCTCCCAGGGACTGCCCGCCCAGCCCCCCTGTGCCCCACAGCTCGGAGCCTTGAGGACGAGGACTGGCTGGGGTTCTGGAAGTTTCGGGAGCTGACAGCAGACACTGGTCTCTACCTGGCGGCCCGGCCTG GGCGGTGTGCCGAGCTCCTGAAGGAG GCTGGGCCTGTTACCCCATTTTGCAGATTGAGAAGGCGCTCAGGGAGCCGGGTGCTCTGTGCAAAACCAGGCGGCGAGGACAGAAGACCCTGCCGTGTGGCCCTCATCGCAGCCCCGTGGGGCCTCCGGAGACCACGCGGGCCTGAGCCCCTGCACTTCTGTGTCTCAGGAGCTGATTTAATGGAGTTCCGTGGGGCCTCCGGAGACCACGCGGGCCTGAGCCCCTGCACTTCTGTGTCGCAGGAGCTGATTTAA
- the LCN8 gene encoding epididymal-specific lipocalin-8 isoform X1 produces the protein MLFPALLPALFHMLFPAPFPMLFPALFSAPFPMRPLHCSLHCSPCCSLHCSPCCSLYCSPCCSLHCSPCCSLHCSPCCSLYCSPCCSLHCSPCCSLHCSLHCSPCCSLHCSPCCSLHCSLCCSLHCSPCCSLYCSPCCSLHCSPCCSLYCSPCCSLHCSLCCSTCCSLHCSPCCSLCCSPCCSLHYSLHCSTCCFLHYSPCCSLHFSLCHSPCVPCTVPCTVPHAVPCTVLCAVPHAVSCTIPHAVPCTFLCAVPHAFPALFPMLFPAHFMPQTFPFSHQHTGSSFKSFCSVSNHSSAGTGWGQDGVRPCRPWPLRSVPLRRLPQRHGRLLKATERSTCWTPTTRATPSCGCP, from the coding sequence ATGTTGTTCCCTGCACTGCTCCCTGCACTGTTCCACATGCTGTTTCCTGCACCATTCCCCATGCTGTTCCCTGCACTTTTCTCTGCGCCATTCCCCATGCGTCCCCTGCACTGTTCCCTGCACTGTTCCCCATGCTGTTCCCTGCACTGTTCCCCATGCTGTTCCCTGTACTGTTCCCCATGCTGTTCCCTGCACTGTTCCCCATGCTGTTCCCTGCACTGTTCCCCATGCTGTTCCCTGTACTGTTCCCCATGCTGTTCCCTGCACTGTTCCCCATGCTGTTCCCTGCACTGCTCCCTGCACTGTTCCCCATGCTGTTCCCTGCACTGTTCCCCATGCTGTTCCCTGCACTGTTCTCTGTGCTGTTCCCTGCACTGTTCCCCATGCTGTTCCCTGTACTGTTCCCCATGCTGTTCCCTGCACTGTTCCCCATGCTGTTCCCTGTACTGTTCCCCATGCTGTTCCCTGCACTGTTCTCTGTGCTGTTCCACATGCTGTTCCCTGCACTGTTCCCCATGCTGTTCCCTGTGCTGTTCCCCATGTTGTTCCCTGCACTACTCCCTGCACTGTTCCACATGCTGTTTCCTGCACTATTCCCCATGCTGTTCCCTGCACTTTTCTCTGTGCCATTCCCCATGCGTCCCCTGCACTGTTCCCTGCACTGTTCCCCATGCTGTTCCCTGCACTGTTCTCTGTGCTGTTCCACATGCTGTTTCCTGCACTATTCCCCATGCTGTTCCCTGCACTTTTCTCTGCGCTGTTCCCCATGCATTCCCTGCACTGTTCCCCATGCTGTTCCCTGCACATTTCATGCCCCAGACCTTCCCATTCTCCCACCAACACACTGGATCATCCTTCAAAAGCTTCTGTAGTGTCTCCAACCACTCAAGTGCTGGGACTGGGTGGGGGCAGGATGGAGTTAGACCCTGCAGACCCTGGCCTTTGAGGTCCGTCCCCCTCAGACGTCTCCCCCAACGCCATGGCCGGCTCCTGAAGGCCACAGAGAGATCCACGTGCTGGACACCGACTACGAGGGCTACGCCATCCTGCGGGTGTCCCTGA
- the LCN8 gene encoding epididymal-specific lipocalin-8 isoform X10, whose translation MEELDRQKIGGFWREVGVASDQNLVLTAQKRVEGLFLTLSGSNLTVKVAYNSSGSCEIEKIVGSEIDSTGKFAFPGHREIHVLDTDYEGYAILRVSLMWRGRNFRVLKYFTRSLEDEDWLGFWKFRELTADTGLYLAARPGRCAELLKERLGLLPHFAD comes from the exons ATGGAGGAGCTGGACCGGCAGAAG ATTGGAGGATTCTGGAGGGAAGTCGGTGTGGCCTCCGATCAAAACCTGGTGCTGACGGCCCAGAAGCGGGTGGAGGGCTTGTTCCTCACCTTGAGCGGGAGTAACCTGACCGTGAAGGTTGCATATAACAG CTCAGGAAGCTGTGAGATAGAGAAGATCGTGGGCTCAGAAATAGACAGTACGGGAAAATTCGCTTTTCCTG GCCACAGAGAGATCCACGTGCTGGACACCGACTACGAGGGCTACGCCATCCTGCGGGTGTCCCTGATGTGGCGGGGCAGGAACTTTCGCGTCCTCAAGTACTTTA CTCGGAGCCTTGAGGACGAGGACTGGCTGGGGTTCTGGAAGTTTCGGGAGCTGACAGCAGACACTGGTCTCTACCTGGCGGCCCGGCCTG GGCGGTGTGCCGAGCTCCTGAAGGAG AGGCTGGGCCTGTTACCCCATTTTGCAGATTGA
- the LCN8 gene encoding epididymal-specific lipocalin-8 isoform X7, whose product MEELDRQKIGGFWREVGVASDQNLVLTAQKRVEGLFLTLSGSNLTVKVAYNSSGSCEIEKIVGSEIDSTGKFAFPGHREIHVLDTDYEGYAILRVSLMWRGRNFRVLKYFSKLGPGGLCPAAALPGTARPAPLCPTARSLEDEDWLGFWKFRELTADTGLYLAARPGRCAELLKERLGLLPHFAD is encoded by the exons ATGGAGGAGCTGGACCGGCAGAAG ATTGGAGGATTCTGGAGGGAAGTCGGTGTGGCCTCCGATCAAAACCTGGTGCTGACGGCCCAGAAGCGGGTGGAGGGCTTGTTCCTCACCTTGAGCGGGAGTAACCTGACCGTGAAGGTTGCATATAACAG CTCAGGAAGCTGTGAGATAGAGAAGATCGTGGGCTCAGAAATAGACAGTACGGGAAAATTCGCTTTTCCTG GCCACAGAGAGATCCACGTGCTGGACACCGACTACGAGGGCTACGCCATCCTGCGGGTGTCCCTGATGTGGCGGGGCAGGAACTTTCGCGTCCTCAAGTACTTTAGTAAGCTTGGCCCTGGGGGGCTCTGCCCAGCTGCTGCTCTCCCAGGGACTGCCCGCCCAGCCCCCCTGTGCCCCACAGCTCGGAGCCTTGAGGACGAGGACTGGCTGGGGTTCTGGAAGTTTCGGGAGCTGACAGCAGACACTGGTCTCTACCTGGCGGCCCGGCCTG GGCGGTGTGCCGAGCTCCTGAAGGAG AGGCTGGGCCTGTTACCCCATTTTGCAGATTGA
- the LCN8 gene encoding epididymal-specific lipocalin-8 isoform X8: MEELDRQKIGGFWREVGVASDQNLVLTAQKRVEGLFLTLSGSNLTVKVAYNSSGSCEIEKIVGSEIDSTGKFAFPGHREIHVLDTDYEGYAILRVSLMWRGRNFRVLKYFSKLGPGGLCPAAALPGTARPAPLCPTARSLEDEDWLGFWKFRELTADTGLYLAARPGRCAELLKEELI, from the exons ATGGAGGAGCTGGACCGGCAGAAG ATTGGAGGATTCTGGAGGGAAGTCGGTGTGGCCTCCGATCAAAACCTGGTGCTGACGGCCCAGAAGCGGGTGGAGGGCTTGTTCCTCACCTTGAGCGGGAGTAACCTGACCGTGAAGGTTGCATATAACAG CTCAGGAAGCTGTGAGATAGAGAAGATCGTGGGCTCAGAAATAGACAGTACGGGAAAATTCGCTTTTCCTG GCCACAGAGAGATCCACGTGCTGGACACCGACTACGAGGGCTACGCCATCCTGCGGGTGTCCCTGATGTGGCGGGGCAGGAACTTTCGCGTCCTCAAGTACTTTAGTAAGCTTGGCCCTGGGGGGCTCTGCCCAGCTGCTGCTCTCCCAGGGACTGCCCGCCCAGCCCCCCTGTGCCCCACAGCTCGGAGCCTTGAGGACGAGGACTGGCTGGGGTTCTGGAAGTTTCGGGAGCTGACAGCAGACACTGGTCTCTACCTGGCGGCCCGGCCTG GGCGGTGTGCCGAGCTCCTGAAGGAG GAGCTGATTTAA
- the LCN8 gene encoding epididymal-specific lipocalin-8 isoform X9: MEELDRQKIGGFWREVGVASDQNLVLTAQKRVEGLFLTLSGSNLTVKVAYNSSGSCEIEKIVGSEIDSTGKFAFPGHREIHVLDTDYEGYAILRVSLMWRGRNFRVLKYFTRSLEDEDWLGFWKFRELTADTGLYLAARPGRCAELLKEVSLTPGPGLC, encoded by the exons ATGGAGGAGCTGGACCGGCAGAAG ATTGGAGGATTCTGGAGGGAAGTCGGTGTGGCCTCCGATCAAAACCTGGTGCTGACGGCCCAGAAGCGGGTGGAGGGCTTGTTCCTCACCTTGAGCGGGAGTAACCTGACCGTGAAGGTTGCATATAACAG CTCAGGAAGCTGTGAGATAGAGAAGATCGTGGGCTCAGAAATAGACAGTACGGGAAAATTCGCTTTTCCTG GCCACAGAGAGATCCACGTGCTGGACACCGACTACGAGGGCTACGCCATCCTGCGGGTGTCCCTGATGTGGCGGGGCAGGAACTTTCGCGTCCTCAAGTACTTTA CTCGGAGCCTTGAGGACGAGGACTGGCTGGGGTTCTGGAAGTTTCGGGAGCTGACAGCAGACACTGGTCTCTACCTGGCGGCCCGGCCTG GGCGGTGTGCCGAGCTCCTGAAGGAGGTGAGCCTGACCCCCGGCCCTGGCCTGTGCTGA
- the LCN15 gene encoding lipocalin-15 isoform X2 — MMSFLLGAILALLWAPTAQAEVLLQPDFNAEKFSGLWYVVSMASDCRVFLGKKDHLSMSTRAIRPTEEGGLHVHMEFPGADGCNQVDAEYLKVGSEGHFRVPALGYLDVRIVDTDYSSFAVLYIYKELEGALSTMVQLYSRTQDVSPQALKAFQDFYPTLGLPEDMMVMLPQSDACNPESKEAP; from the exons atgaTGTCGTTCCTGCTCGGCGCAATCCTGGCCCTGCTCTGGGCGCCCACGGCTCAGGCTGAGGTTCTGCTGCAGCCTGACTTCAATGCTGAAAAG TTCTCAGGCCTCTGGTACGTGGTCTCCATGGCATCTGACTGCAGGGTCTTCCTGGGCAAGAAGGACCACCTGTCCATGTCCACCAGGGCCATCAGGCCCACAGAGGAGGGCGGCCTCCACGTCCACATGGAGTTCCCGGG GGCGGACGGCTGTAACCAGGTGGATGCCGAGTACCTGAAGGTGGGCTCCGAGGGACACTTCAGAGTCCCGG CCTTGGGCTACCTGGACGTGCGCATCGTGGACACAGACTACAGCTCCTTCGCCGTCCTTTACATCTACAAGGAGCTGGAGGGGGCCCTCAGCACCATGGTGCAGCTCTACA GCAGGACCCAGGATGTGAGTCCCCAGGCTCTGAAGGCCTTCCAGGACTTCTACCCGACCCTGGGGCTCCCCGAGGACATGATGGTCATGCTGCCCCAGTCAG ATGCATGCAACCCTGAGAGCAAGGAGGCGCCCTGA
- the LCN15 gene encoding lipocalin-15 isoform X1 — protein MASDCRVFLGKKDHLSMSTRAIRPTEEGGLHVHMEFPGADGCNQVDAEYLKVGSEGHFRVPALGYLDVRIVDTDYSSFAVLYIYKELEGALSTMVQLYSRTQDVSPQALKAFQDFYPTLGLPEDMMVMLPQSDACNPESKEAP, from the exons ATGGCATCTGACTGCAGGGTCTTCCTGGGCAAGAAGGACCACCTGTCCATGTCCACCAGGGCCATCAGGCCCACAGAGGAGGGCGGCCTCCACGTCCACATGGAGTTCCCGGG GGCGGACGGCTGTAACCAGGTGGATGCCGAGTACCTGAAGGTGGGCTCCGAGGGACACTTCAGAGTCCCGG CCTTGGGCTACCTGGACGTGCGCATCGTGGACACAGACTACAGCTCCTTCGCCGTCCTTTACATCTACAAGGAGCTGGAGGGGGCCCTCAGCACCATGGTGCAGCTCTACA GCAGGACCCAGGATGTGAGTCCCCAGGCTCTGAAGGCCTTCCAGGACTTCTACCCGACCCTGGGGCTCCCCGAGGACATGATGGTCATGCTGCCCCAGTCAG ATGCATGCAACCCTGAGAGCAAGGAGGCGCCCTGA
- the LCN8 gene encoding epididymal-specific lipocalin-8 isoform X11, protein MEELDRQKIGGFWREVGVASDQNLVLTAQKRVEGLFLTLSGSNLTVKVAYNSSGSCEIEKIVGSEIDSTGKFAFPGHREIHVLDTDYEGYAILRVSLMWRGRNFRVLKYFTRSLEDEDWLGFWKFRELTADTGLYLAARPGRCAELLKEELI, encoded by the exons ATGGAGGAGCTGGACCGGCAGAAG ATTGGAGGATTCTGGAGGGAAGTCGGTGTGGCCTCCGATCAAAACCTGGTGCTGACGGCCCAGAAGCGGGTGGAGGGCTTGTTCCTCACCTTGAGCGGGAGTAACCTGACCGTGAAGGTTGCATATAACAG CTCAGGAAGCTGTGAGATAGAGAAGATCGTGGGCTCAGAAATAGACAGTACGGGAAAATTCGCTTTTCCTG GCCACAGAGAGATCCACGTGCTGGACACCGACTACGAGGGCTACGCCATCCTGCGGGTGTCCCTGATGTGGCGGGGCAGGAACTTTCGCGTCCTCAAGTACTTTA CTCGGAGCCTTGAGGACGAGGACTGGCTGGGGTTCTGGAAGTTTCGGGAGCTGACAGCAGACACTGGTCTCTACCTGGCGGCCCGGCCTG GGCGGTGTGCCGAGCTCCTGAAGGAG GAGCTGATTTAA
- the LCN8 gene encoding epididymal-specific lipocalin-8 isoform X12 — MLGAAEALPTVTVTLVAGAVPPASGALTAHCIGGFWREVGVASDQNLVLTAQKRVEGLFLTLSGSNLTVKVAYNSSGSCEIEKIVGSEIDSTGKFAFPGHREIHVLDTDYEGYAILRVSLMWRGRNFRVLKYFTRSLEDEDWLGFWKFRELTADTGLYLAARPGRCAELLKEVSLTPGPGLC, encoded by the exons ATGCTTGGTGCAGCAGAGGCCCTCCCCACTGTCACTGTCACTCTGGTCGCTGGCGCTGTGCCTCCGGCCTCCGGAGCTCTGACTGCCCACTGC ATTGGAGGATTCTGGAGGGAAGTCGGTGTGGCCTCCGATCAAAACCTGGTGCTGACGGCCCAGAAGCGGGTGGAGGGCTTGTTCCTCACCTTGAGCGGGAGTAACCTGACCGTGAAGGTTGCATATAACAG CTCAGGAAGCTGTGAGATAGAGAAGATCGTGGGCTCAGAAATAGACAGTACGGGAAAATTCGCTTTTCCTG GCCACAGAGAGATCCACGTGCTGGACACCGACTACGAGGGCTACGCCATCCTGCGGGTGTCCCTGATGTGGCGGGGCAGGAACTTTCGCGTCCTCAAGTACTTTA CTCGGAGCCTTGAGGACGAGGACTGGCTGGGGTTCTGGAAGTTTCGGGAGCTGACAGCAGACACTGGTCTCTACCTGGCGGCCCGGCCTG GGCGGTGTGCCGAGCTCCTGAAGGAGGTGAGCCTGACCCCCGGCCCTGGCCTGTGCTGA
- the LCN8 gene encoding epididymal-specific lipocalin-8 isoform X5 — MEELDRQKIGGFWREVGVASDQNLVLTAQKRVEGLFLTLSGSNLTVKVAYNSSGSCEIEKIVGSEIDSTGKFAFPAAALPGTARPAPLCPTARSLEDEDWLGFWKFRELTADTGLYLAARPGRCAELLKEAGPVTPFCRLRRRSGSRVLCAKPGGEDRRPCRVALIAAPWGLRRPRGPEPLHFCVSGADLMEFRGASGDHAGLSPCTSVSQELI, encoded by the exons ATGGAGGAGCTGGACCGGCAGAAG ATTGGAGGATTCTGGAGGGAAGTCGGTGTGGCCTCCGATCAAAACCTGGTGCTGACGGCCCAGAAGCGGGTGGAGGGCTTGTTCCTCACCTTGAGCGGGAGTAACCTGACCGTGAAGGTTGCATATAACAG CTCAGGAAGCTGTGAGATAGAGAAGATCGTGGGCTCAGAAATAGACAGTACGGGAAAATTCGCTTTTCCTG CTGCTGCTCTCCCAGGGACTGCCCGCCCAGCCCCCCTGTGCCCCACAGCTCGGAGCCTTGAGGACGAGGACTGGCTGGGGTTCTGGAAGTTTCGGGAGCTGACAGCAGACACTGGTCTCTACCTGGCGGCCCGGCCTG GGCGGTGTGCCGAGCTCCTGAAGGAG GCTGGGCCTGTTACCCCATTTTGCAGATTGAGAAGGCGCTCAGGGAGCCGGGTGCTCTGTGCAAAACCAGGCGGCGAGGACAGAAGACCCTGCCGTGTGGCCCTCATCGCAGCCCCGTGGGGCCTCCGGAGACCACGCGGGCCTGAGCCCCTGCACTTCTGTGTCTCAGGAGCTGATTTAATGGAGTTCCGTGGGGCCTCCGGAGACCACGCGGGCCTGAGCCCCTGCACTTCTGTGTCGCAGGAGCTGATTTAA
- the LCN8 gene encoding epididymal-specific lipocalin-8 isoform X4, with amino-acid sequence MEELDRQKIGGFWREVGVASDQNLVLTAQKRVEGLFLTLSGSNLTVKVAYNSSGSCEIEKIVGSEIDSTGKFAFPGHREIHVLDTDYEGYAILRVSLMWRGRNFRVLKYFSKLGPGGLCPAAALPGTARPAPLCPTARSLEDEDWLGFWKFRELTADTGLYLAARPGRCAELLKEIEKALREPGALCKTRRRGQKTLPCGPHRSPVGPPETTRA; translated from the exons ATGGAGGAGCTGGACCGGCAGAAG ATTGGAGGATTCTGGAGGGAAGTCGGTGTGGCCTCCGATCAAAACCTGGTGCTGACGGCCCAGAAGCGGGTGGAGGGCTTGTTCCTCACCTTGAGCGGGAGTAACCTGACCGTGAAGGTTGCATATAACAG CTCAGGAAGCTGTGAGATAGAGAAGATCGTGGGCTCAGAAATAGACAGTACGGGAAAATTCGCTTTTCCTG GCCACAGAGAGATCCACGTGCTGGACACCGACTACGAGGGCTACGCCATCCTGCGGGTGTCCCTGATGTGGCGGGGCAGGAACTTTCGCGTCCTCAAGTACTTTAGTAAGCTTGGCCCTGGGGGGCTCTGCCCAGCTGCTGCTCTCCCAGGGACTGCCCGCCCAGCCCCCCTGTGCCCCACAGCTCGGAGCCTTGAGGACGAGGACTGGCTGGGGTTCTGGAAGTTTCGGGAGCTGACAGCAGACACTGGTCTCTACCTGGCGGCCCGGCCTG GGCGGTGTGCCGAGCTCCTGAAGGAG ATTGAGAAGGCGCTCAGGGAGCCGGGTGCTCTGTGCAAAACCAGGCGGCGAGGACAGAAGACCCTGCCGTGTGGCCCTCATCGCAGCCCCGTGGGGCCTCCGGAGACCACGCGGGCCTGA
- the LCN8 gene encoding epididymal-specific lipocalin-8 isoform X2, with amino-acid sequence MIGGFWREVGVASDQNLVLTAQKRVEGLFLTLSGSNLTVKVAYNSSGSCEIEKIVGSEIDSTGKFAFPGHREIHVLDTDYEGYAILRVSLMWRGRNFRVLKYFSKLGPGGLCPAAALPGTARPAPLCPTARSLEDEDWLGFWKFRELTADTGLYLAARPGRCAELLKEAGPVTPFCRLRRRSGSRVLCAKPGGEDRRPCRVALIAAPWGLRRPRGPEPLHFCVSGADLMEFRGASGDHAGLSPCTSVSQELI; translated from the exons ATG ATTGGAGGATTCTGGAGGGAAGTCGGTGTGGCCTCCGATCAAAACCTGGTGCTGACGGCCCAGAAGCGGGTGGAGGGCTTGTTCCTCACCTTGAGCGGGAGTAACCTGACCGTGAAGGTTGCATATAACAG CTCAGGAAGCTGTGAGATAGAGAAGATCGTGGGCTCAGAAATAGACAGTACGGGAAAATTCGCTTTTCCTG GCCACAGAGAGATCCACGTGCTGGACACCGACTACGAGGGCTACGCCATCCTGCGGGTGTCCCTGATGTGGCGGGGCAGGAACTTTCGCGTCCTCAAGTACTTTAGTAAGCTTGGCCCTGGGGGGCTCTGCCCAGCTGCTGCTCTCCCAGGGACTGCCCGCCCAGCCCCCCTGTGCCCCACAGCTCGGAGCCTTGAGGACGAGGACTGGCTGGGGTTCTGGAAGTTTCGGGAGCTGACAGCAGACACTGGTCTCTACCTGGCGGCCCGGCCTG GGCGGTGTGCCGAGCTCCTGAAGGAG GCTGGGCCTGTTACCCCATTTTGCAGATTGAGAAGGCGCTCAGGGAGCCGGGTGCTCTGTGCAAAACCAGGCGGCGAGGACAGAAGACCCTGCCGTGTGGCCCTCATCGCAGCCCCGTGGGGCCTCCGGAGACCACGCGGGCCTGAGCCCCTGCACTTCTGTGTCTCAGGAGCTGATTTAATGGAGTTCCGTGGGGCCTCCGGAGACCACGCGGGCCTGAGCCCCTGCACTTCTGTGTCGCAGGAGCTGATTTAA